A portion of the Celeribacter baekdonensis genome contains these proteins:
- the metF gene encoding methylenetetrahydrofolate reductase [NAD(P)H], with product MTQAPNISFEFFPPKNIEACFSLFETVQALEHMQPGFVSVTYGAGGTTRELTHDAVALLNRKYGWNVAAHLTCVNATREETLEIANSYKSVGVNEIVALRGDPPKGAGQFTPAPGGFANSVELIEALAATGNFKIRVGAYPDPHPDATDDSADIVWLKEKFKAGADSAITQFFFDADTFFRFRDRCAKEGITGKIIPGILPITSWTGVQKFAAACGTPLPAHYAKAFETAEDQQAASVDLCTKLCETLIQDGVEDLHFYTLNRPTLTKAVCANLGVTG from the coding sequence ATGACCCAAGCGCCCAACATCTCTTTTGAATTCTTCCCCCCGAAGAACATCGAGGCCTGTTTTAGCCTGTTTGAAACTGTGCAGGCGCTGGAACACATGCAGCCGGGCTTTGTCTCCGTGACCTATGGTGCGGGCGGCACCACGCGCGAATTGACCCATGACGCCGTGGCGTTGTTGAACCGCAAATACGGCTGGAATGTTGCCGCACATTTGACCTGCGTGAACGCGACCCGCGAAGAAACTCTTGAAATTGCAAACAGTTACAAATCCGTGGGCGTCAATGAAATCGTCGCACTGCGGGGCGATCCGCCCAAAGGCGCAGGCCAATTCACCCCCGCTCCGGGTGGTTTTGCCAACTCTGTCGAGCTGATCGAAGCCTTGGCCGCAACTGGCAATTTCAAAATTCGCGTTGGCGCCTACCCCGATCCGCACCCCGATGCCACAGATGACAGCGCCGACATCGTTTGGCTCAAAGAAAAGTTCAAAGCCGGGGCAGATTCGGCCATCACTCAGTTCTTTTTTGACGCCGATACGTTTTTCCGCTTTCGCGACCGCTGCGCCAAAGAGGGCATCACCGGCAAAATCATTCCTGGCATCTTGCCGATCACAAGCTGGACTGGCGTGCAAAAATTCGCGGCGGCCTGCGGCACGCCTCTGCCTGCGCATTACGCAAAGGCGTTTGAAACGGCGGAGGATCAACAGGCGGCCTCGGTCGATTTGTGCACCAAGCTGTGCGAAACGCTGATCCAAGACGGGGTCGAGGATTTACATTTCTACACGCTCAATCGCCCAACCCTGACCAAGGCCGTTTGCGCCAATTTGGGCGTGACGGGTTAA
- a CDS encoding inositol monophosphatase family protein — protein MQGSANLNVMIKAARSAGRSLVKDFREVENLQVSSKGAGDFVSKADISAEQIIREMLMEARPTYGWVGEESKPVEGKDPTRRWIVDPLDGTTNFLHGLPHWAVSIALEHKGEITAAVIFDPAKGELFWAEKGNGAWMNDMRLRVSGRSKMIEAIFATGLPFGGRADLPETLRDLARVLPACAGVRRWGAAALDLAYVAAGRYDGFWERRLNSWDMAAGLLLVKEAGGIVEPLHPEGNALEDGEVICSNEALFNRFADVIRAA, from the coding sequence ATGCAAGGCAGTGCCAATCTTAACGTTATGATCAAAGCCGCCCGTAGCGCGGGGCGCTCTCTTGTAAAAGATTTCCGTGAAGTCGAAAACCTTCAGGTCTCGTCCAAGGGGGCAGGCGATTTTGTGTCCAAGGCCGATATCAGTGCCGAGCAGATCATTCGGGAAATGTTGATGGAGGCGCGCCCGACCTATGGTTGGGTGGGCGAAGAAAGCAAACCCGTCGAGGGCAAGGATCCGACCCGTCGTTGGATTGTCGATCCGCTTGATGGCACCACCAATTTCCTGCACGGGCTGCCGCATTGGGCGGTGTCTATTGCGCTTGAGCACAAAGGCGAAATCACTGCCGCTGTGATCTTTGATCCGGCCAAAGGCGAATTGTTTTGGGCCGAAAAGGGCAATGGCGCCTGGATGAATGACATGCGTCTGCGCGTCTCTGGCCGTTCCAAAATGATCGAAGCGATTTTTGCCACGGGTCTGCCCTTTGGCGGCCGTGCCGATTTGCCTGAAACCCTGCGTGATCTGGCGCGTGTGTTGCCGGCCTGCGCCGGTGTGCGCCGCTGGGGTGCGGCTGCGCTTGATCTCGCCTATGTGGCGGCAGGGCGCTATGATGGGTTCTGGGAACGCCGTTTGAATTCTTGGGACATGGCCGCAGGGCTTTTGTTGGTGAAAGAAGCCGGTGGCATCGTTGAGCCGCTGCACCCCGAAGGCAATGCGCTTGAGGATGGTGAAGTGATTTGCTCCAATGAGGCGTTGTTTAACCGTTTTGCCGACGTGATCCGCGCCGCCTAA
- a CDS encoding rhomboid family intramembrane serine protease, which yields MFPIRDHNPSRRPALVTYALIALNVAVFLAMLPSYGDDRALLGLYSNWAMVPARISLGNGYYTLFTSMFMHGGILHIAGNMLFLWIFGDNLEDEMGHLRYLIFYLLCGVAAGMAQYLAAPDARIPMVGASGAIAGVLGGYMLMFPKARVDVFFFFIVFFKVVPLPAWLMLGFWFGLQLLGELGSSGDGGVAYLAHIGGFIAGALATYPLWLRRGGRVFWDRTNGAPPHAAARYRIQTTSVPIVRRRK from the coding sequence ATGTTTCCTATTCGCGACCACAACCCGTCCCGTAGACCTGCGCTGGTCACCTATGCGTTGATCGCGCTGAATGTGGCGGTGTTTTTGGCCATGCTGCCCTCTTACGGCGACGACCGGGCCTTACTTGGTCTCTATTCCAACTGGGCCATGGTGCCCGCGCGGATTTCCTTGGGGAATGGGTATTATACTCTGTTCACCTCCATGTTCATGCATGGTGGCATCCTGCACATCGCTGGTAACATGCTGTTTTTGTGGATTTTCGGAGACAACCTTGAAGATGAGATGGGGCATTTACGCTATCTCATCTTTTACCTTTTGTGTGGCGTTGCCGCTGGAATGGCGCAATATTTGGCCGCCCCGGACGCGCGGATTCCGATGGTTGGGGCCTCCGGCGCGATTGCCGGGGTTTTGGGCGGCTATATGCTTATGTTCCCCAAAGCACGCGTCGATGTCTTCTTCTTTTTCATCGTCTTTTTCAAAGTCGTCCCCCTGCCCGCTTGGCTGATGTTGGGATTTTGGTTTGGCCTGCAACTCTTGGGCGAACTCGGGTCAAGCGGTGATGGTGGCGTGGCCTATTTGGCCCATATCGGTGGGTTCATTGCTGGCGCCCTTGCCACCTACCCGCTTTGGCTGCGGCGCGGCGGGAGAGTGTTTTGGGACCGTACCAACGGCGCGCCGCCCCATGCCGCAGCACGCTACCGGATCCAAACCACATCAGTTCCCATCGTCAGGAGACGCAAGTGA
- a CDS encoding DUF1428 domain-containing protein has protein sequence MSYFQIAIIPVPTAQKEAYLRVSTGMAPFFKEFGALQVFEGWGAFVPSGEVTSLPMAVQLGPDETVVTSFIEWPDMASAEACMTAMETDERIAALGDMPFDGKRMIFGTFETLLKA, from the coding sequence ATGTCCTACTTCCAGATCGCGATCATTCCCGTACCAACAGCACAGAAAGAGGCCTATCTGCGTGTTTCCACCGGCATGGCACCTTTTTTCAAAGAATTCGGCGCATTGCAGGTGTTTGAGGGATGGGGCGCATTTGTCCCGTCGGGTGAGGTTACATCCCTGCCCATGGCGGTTCAACTTGGCCCGGATGAGACAGTCGTGACATCCTTTATCGAATGGCCTGACATGGCATCGGCTGAGGCCTGTATGACGGCGATGGAAACAGATGAACGGATCGCCGCCTTGGGTGACATGCCCTTTGACGGCAAACGCATGATCTTCGGTACGTTTGAGACCCTGCTCAAAGCCTGA
- a CDS encoding glycosyltransferase, whose translation MAATDLNGDVEVAIFSYNRPAYLKNCVASVQRHLPQARLRIFDDNSDDPELIAYLATLPDGTVVQPDKQSGHARHGGLYPNMQRAFDSATARYLLMLQDDTQVVRELDQSDFDAIDTVFSDDPNCAFLAVTFLRGARATRYHRLLTPDTTRGVYDTPALPDQPDYAKRIAYFDISLWHVERLRKAQWQVQNSEHDNVLQARAMFSAMPHLAAPFVFHVPEVPVYRHRTQTLAARLARRIVGTDPKRFVPMTSPEVAAMKARDLSHWPIAEDFLICVDPKVRRPFVYKDVKRHWWLALLSKLEFKLRRR comes from the coding sequence ATGGCGGCCACAGATTTGAACGGCGATGTAGAGGTCGCGATTTTTTCCTACAATCGCCCCGCTTATCTGAAAAACTGTGTCGCATCGGTGCAACGCCACCTACCGCAGGCGCGCCTGCGCATTTTTGACGACAACTCCGATGATCCAGAGCTGATCGCCTATCTCGCGACCCTGCCAGACGGCACTGTCGTACAACCCGACAAACAGAGCGGACATGCCCGGCATGGCGGGCTGTATCCGAATATGCAACGTGCCTTTGACAGTGCCACAGCGCGCTATCTGTTGATGCTACAAGACGACACTCAAGTGGTGCGGGAGCTTGATCAGAGCGATTTTGATGCCATAGATACGGTGTTCTCGGATGACCCAAACTGTGCCTTTTTAGCCGTCACCTTTTTGCGCGGCGCACGGGCGACACGCTATCACCGGTTGCTGACCCCTGACACGACGCGCGGCGTCTATGACACGCCAGCCCTGCCAGATCAGCCCGACTATGCCAAACGGATCGCCTATTTCGACATCTCGCTGTGGCATGTAGAGCGCCTGCGCAAGGCGCAATGGCAGGTGCAAAATTCAGAGCATGACAATGTTCTACAAGCTCGCGCGATGTTTTCCGCCATGCCACATCTGGCTGCGCCTTTTGTGTTTCATGTCCCAGAAGTGCCGGTCTACCGCCATCGCACCCAAACCCTCGCCGCCCGTCTTGCGCGCCGCATTGTCGGCACAGATCCCAAACGGTTCGTCCCAATGACCAGCCCGGAGGTGGCGGCAATGAAAGCCCGCGACCTCTCGCACTGGCCCATCGCAGAGGATTTTCTAATCTGCGTAGACCCGAAAGTGCGCCGCCCCTTTGTCTACAAAGACGTGAAACGACACTGGTGGTTGGCGTTGCTCAGCAAACTCGAATTCAAACTGCGCAGGCGTTAA
- the metG gene encoding methionine--tRNA ligase: MARTLITSALPYINGIKHLGNLVGSQLPADLYARYRRARGDEVLFLCATDEHGTPAEIAAQKAGKPVAEYCAEMHDIQAEIAKGYRLSFDHFGRSSSEQNKVLTQHLATKLAESGLIEVIEETQVYSVTDGRFLPDRYIEGTCPNCGYESARGDQCDNCTKQLDPTDLINPHSTISGATDLETRATKHLYLKQSNMRGALSEWIESKTDWPVLTTSIAKKWLNDGDGLQDRGITRDLSWGVPVQYEGAPWTGMDGKVFYVWFDAPIEYIACGAEWAAKQGLDDAAWERWWRTDKGADDVRYVQFMGKDNVPFHTLSFPVTMLGSDEPWKMVDYIKSFNYLNYDGGQFSTSRGRGVFMDQALSILPPDYWRWWLLSHAPESSDSEFTWENFQSSVNKDLADVLGNFVSRITKFCRSKFGEEVPAGGDYGDQERALIAELTEKVTEYQTHMDAIDVRKGANALRAIWVAGNEYLQSAAPWSTFKEDPELAAMQVRMGLNLIGLYARLSAPFIPDTSGKLHTALALDTLDWPEDVAGCLSSLTPGQTFVVPDNLFAKISDEDRENWQEKFAGIRA; the protein is encoded by the coding sequence ATGGCACGCACGCTCATCACCTCAGCTTTGCCCTATATCAATGGGATCAAACACCTCGGCAACCTTGTTGGCTCGCAATTGCCCGCCGACCTTTACGCCCGCTATCGGCGCGCGCGGGGCGACGAGGTTTTGTTCCTCTGCGCCACCGACGAACACGGCACCCCGGCCGAGATCGCCGCCCAAAAGGCGGGCAAACCCGTGGCCGAGTATTGCGCCGAGATGCATGATATTCAGGCCGAGATCGCCAAGGGCTATCGTCTGTCTTTTGACCATTTTGGCCGCTCGTCGAGCGAGCAGAACAAGGTCCTGACCCAACATCTGGCCACCAAACTGGCCGAAAGCGGATTGATCGAGGTGATTGAAGAAACTCAGGTCTATTCCGTCACCGACGGACGGTTTTTGCCGGATCGCTACATTGAAGGCACCTGCCCCAACTGTGGCTACGAGTCGGCGCGCGGCGACCAATGTGACAACTGCACCAAACAGTTGGACCCGACGGATTTGATCAATCCGCATTCGACCATTTCAGGCGCGACCGACCTTGAAACCCGCGCAACCAAGCACCTCTATCTCAAGCAATCGAACATGCGCGGTGCCTTGAGCGAGTGGATTGAGAGCAAAACCGACTGGCCCGTGCTCACCACCTCGATTGCCAAGAAATGGCTCAACGATGGTGACGGCCTGCAAGACCGCGGCATCACCCGCGACCTGAGCTGGGGCGTTCCCGTGCAATATGAGGGCGCACCTTGGACCGGAATGGACGGAAAAGTGTTCTACGTCTGGTTTGATGCGCCGATCGAATACATCGCCTGTGGTGCCGAATGGGCGGCGAAACAAGGGCTTGATGACGCGGCTTGGGAGCGCTGGTGGCGCACCGACAAAGGCGCGGATGATGTGCGATATGTGCAATTCATGGGCAAGGACAATGTGCCGTTTCATACCCTGTCCTTCCCCGTCACCATGCTGGGGTCGGATGAGCCGTGGAAGATGGTCGATTACATCAAATCGTTCAACTATCTGAACTATGATGGCGGCCAATTCTCCACCTCGCGCGGACGCGGTGTGTTCATGGATCAAGCGCTGTCGATCCTGCCGCCGGACTACTGGCGCTGGTGGCTGTTGTCGCATGCGCCCGAAAGCTCAGACTCTGAGTTCACCTGGGAAAACTTCCAATCTAGTGTGAACAAGGACCTGGCCGATGTGTTGGGCAATTTCGTATCGCGCATCACCAAATTCTGTCGCTCCAAATTTGGCGAAGAGGTGCCTGCGGGCGGAGACTACGGCGACCAAGAGCGCGCATTGATTGCCGAGTTGACCGAAAAAGTTACAGAATATCAAACCCATATGGACGCCATTGACGTGCGCAAAGGCGCGAATGCGCTGCGCGCGATTTGGGTGGCGGGTAATGAATATCTGCAATCCGCAGCCCCTTGGTCCACTTTCAAAGAAGATCCAGAATTGGCGGCGATGCAAGTGCGCATGGGCCTGAACCTGATCGGGCTATACGCACGCCTCTCTGCGCCTTTCATTCCGGACACCTCGGGCAAACTGCACACGGCCTTGGCGCTCGACACGCTTGACTGGCCCGAAGATGTCGCGGGCTGCCTGTCCTCCCTGACACCCGGCCAAACTTTCGTTGTCCCCGACAATTTATTTGCCAAGATCTCCGATGAAGACCGCGAAAACTGGCAAGAAAAATTCGCCGGAATCCGGGCCTAA
- a CDS encoding GFA family protein: MTKDFSTPVTVTCHCGGVALNVQLLDGLNTARRCDCSLCRRRGAIMVTAAMGGIEVVKADSLSLYQFGTRTAKHYFCGTCGIYTHHQRRSNPQQYGVNAGAIVGVNPSDIPDVPWMDGVHHPSDQ; this comes from the coding sequence GTGACCAAAGATTTCAGCACGCCCGTCACAGTGACCTGCCATTGCGGCGGGGTCGCACTCAACGTTCAGCTTTTGGATGGGTTAAACACCGCGCGACGGTGCGATTGTTCGCTCTGTCGGCGACGCGGTGCGATCATGGTAACCGCAGCTATGGGCGGGATTGAGGTGGTCAAGGCGGACAGCCTCAGCCTCTATCAATTCGGAACACGGACGGCGAAACACTATTTTTGCGGCACATGCGGGATTTACACCCACCATCAACGCCGCTCAAACCCACAGCAATACGGGGTCAATGCCGGGGCAATTGTGGGGGTAAACCCGTCTGACATACCAGACGTGCCGTGGATGGATGGCGTGCATCACCCTTCGGATCAGTAA
- a CDS encoding LysR family transcriptional regulator, with protein MHLEFRHLRTIKAIYEEGGLARAADRLHITQSALSHQVKGLEDQAGVELFVRRSKPLKLSAAGMRLLALADEVLPRVEALEAEFRGIEDGTSGRLHIAMECHACFDWLFPVLNQFRKAWPEIDVDIRQRLAFGALPALEREEVDLVISSDPDTIAGITFVPLFDYAPMCVMAAKHPLAAKPYVEAEDFLDQTLITYPMDRARLDVFKELLTPAGVDPATVRQVELTDVILMLVAAGRGISVLPDWVMRDIRSHPDYAVRPLTATGVTRRMYAGVRTDDATKPYMAHVLRIAKTEAVKLQRG; from the coding sequence ATGCATCTCGAATTCCGCCACCTGCGTACCATCAAAGCGATCTATGAAGAGGGCGGTTTGGCGCGCGCGGCTGACCGGCTTCACATCACCCAATCGGCCCTGTCGCATCAGGTCAAAGGGCTTGAGGATCAAGCTGGAGTCGAGTTGTTTGTGCGCCGCTCAAAGCCGTTGAAACTGTCGGCGGCGGGGATGCGTCTCTTGGCGCTGGCCGATGAGGTCTTGCCCCGCGTTGAGGCGCTTGAGGCCGAATTTCGCGGCATTGAGGACGGCACGTCCGGGCGGCTGCACATTGCGATGGAATGCCACGCCTGTTTCGATTGGCTGTTTCCGGTGCTTAATCAGTTCCGCAAGGCCTGGCCCGAAATTGACGTCGATATTCGGCAACGTCTGGCCTTTGGTGCGCTGCCCGCTTTGGAGCGCGAAGAGGTCGATTTGGTGATTTCCTCTGATCCAGACACGATTGCGGGCATCACCTTTGTCCCGCTGTTTGACTACGCGCCGATGTGCGTGATGGCGGCCAAACATCCGCTGGCGGCCAAGCCCTATGTCGAGGCGGAGGATTTTCTCGACCAAACGCTCATCACTTACCCGATGGACCGGGCGCGGTTGGATGTGTTTAAAGAGCTTTTGACGCCTGCGGGGGTTGATCCCGCCACGGTGCGTCAGGTCGAATTGACTGATGTGATCCTGATGCTGGTCGCGGCGGGGCGGGGGATTTCGGTGCTGCCCGATTGGGTGATGCGCGACATTCGAAGCCACCCGGACTATGCCGTACGCCCACTGACCGCCACTGGCGTGACGCGCCGGATGTACGCCGGGGTGCGCACCGATGACGCGACCAAACCCTATATGGCCCATGTTTTGCGGATTGCCAAAACCGAAGCGGTGAAATTGCAGCGGGGCTGA
- a CDS encoding aldo/keto reductase, with translation MKRRKIGKSDLMVSEICLGSMTWGTQNTMDEGHAQIDRAKGVGINFIDTAEMYPVNPVRVETAGDTEVIIGDYLAARGGREDWIIASKIAGTGSVNKEGITAENLEARLDDSLKRLKTDYVDLYQFHWPNRGSYHFRQNWKFDPSSQPPKEQVLDNMRAVLAKMTELQKAGKVREFGTSNESAWGMAQWLRLAEEMGAPRMQSIQNEYSLMCRHYDLDLGELAVHEEVTLLAYSPLAAGLLTDKYKGGSVVPKGSRLDLNGDLGGRVSPRAWPAVDAYVEIAKKHGIDPTTMAVAWTLTRPFDTMPIIGATSVEQLDKSLDARDVTLSKELLKDIETAYKAHPLPY, from the coding sequence ATGAAACGGCGCAAAATTGGCAAAAGCGATCTGATGGTGTCCGAGATTTGTCTTGGGTCGATGACTTGGGGCACGCAGAACACGATGGACGAGGGGCATGCCCAGATTGACCGCGCCAAAGGGGTCGGCATCAATTTCATAGACACGGCGGAAATGTATCCGGTCAACCCGGTGCGGGTGGAAACGGCGGGCGACACCGAAGTGATCATCGGTGACTATTTGGCCGCGCGCGGTGGGCGCGAAGATTGGATCATCGCGAGCAAAATTGCCGGCACCGGCAGCGTCAATAAAGAGGGGATCACCGCCGAAAATCTTGAGGCGCGCCTTGATGACTCGCTCAAACGTCTCAAAACCGATTACGTCGATCTCTACCAATTCCATTGGCCCAATCGCGGCTCGTATCATTTCCGTCAAAATTGGAAATTTGACCCCTCGTCGCAGCCGCCCAAAGAGCAGGTTTTGGACAATATGCGGGCCGTTCTTGCAAAGATGACGGAGCTGCAGAAGGCTGGCAAGGTGCGCGAATTTGGCACCTCGAATGAAAGCGCATGGGGCATGGCGCAATGGCTGCGCTTGGCCGAGGAAATGGGCGCGCCGCGGATGCAGTCGATCCAGAATGAATATTCTCTGATGTGCCGCCATTATGACCTCGATCTGGGCGAATTGGCGGTGCATGAAGAGGTCACTCTTCTGGCCTATTCGCCGCTGGCCGCCGGGCTTTTGACCGATAAATACAAAGGCGGTTCTGTGGTGCCGAAAGGCTCGCGCCTTGATTTGAATGGCGATTTGGGCGGACGGGTGAGCCCGCGCGCGTGGCCTGCGGTGGACGCCTATGTCGAGATCGCGAAAAAACACGGGATCGACCCGACGACCATGGCCGTGGCCTGGACGCTGACCCGCCCGTTCGACACGATGCCGATCATCGGCGCGACTTCTGTCGAGCAGTTGGATAAATCTCTGGACGCACGCGATGTGACGCTGTCAAAAGAGCTGCTCAAAGACATCGAAACCGCCTATAAAGCCCATCCATTGCCCTACTAA
- a CDS encoding lipocalin family protein, with protein MFWVDAEYHVAVIGSPSGAAHVLSREMSLPPDRQRAVHEILAWNGYDVTRLRPARRK; from the coding sequence GTGTTTTGGGTTGACGCCGAATATCATGTGGCGGTCATTGGGTCGCCTTCGGGGGCGGCGCATGTGTTGTCGCGAGAGATGAGCCTGCCGCCGGATCGGCAGCGCGCGGTGCATGAGATTTTGGCGTGGAACGGTTATGACGTGACCCGGCTGCGCCCGGCGCGGCGCAAATAG
- a CDS encoding MATE family efflux transporter, which translates to MIIERTYMEHARRILVLGLPLAGSQLAQFAVHMTDVIMMGWYGLDELAALVLASGFWFVLFILLAGFAFAVMPLVATAAGRGDATMVRRATRMAIWLSIIAAVVIYPVFGFSDEVLIALGQQPHIAAMAKPYLAVAGFEMIPALVVAVFRSYFSALERTRVVLIAVICAVGLNALLNYMLIFGGFGMPELGVLGSAIASLIVSTLMMVALAVYAKIATPENDLFRNPFKPDWPMFGTVFRMGVPIGVTSLAEVGLFNAAALMMGWIGTATLAAHGIVLQLTAIAFMAQIGLSQAGTIRAGNAMGRDDEADLRKGARVVVVMSLMMAAVSSSLFLLFPDFLIGLFIAPDEPARAEVLAIGGILMIFAAMVQFSDGGQVVALSLLRGLHDTAVPMLLATISYWVIGLPVAYLFGFVIGWGAEGVWMGFVFGLTSACLLMSYRFWVQKSRISHSA; encoded by the coding sequence ATGATTATTGAGCGGACATATATGGAGCACGCGCGCCGGATTTTGGTGCTGGGTCTGCCTTTGGCGGGCAGTCAGCTTGCGCAATTTGCGGTTCATATGACCGATGTGATCATGATGGGCTGGTACGGTCTCGACGAGCTGGCTGCTTTGGTCTTGGCCTCTGGGTTTTGGTTCGTGTTGTTCATCCTCTTGGCGGGGTTTGCCTTTGCCGTGATGCCCTTGGTCGCAACGGCCGCCGGGCGGGGGGATGCCACCATGGTGCGTCGCGCCACGCGGATGGCGATTTGGCTGTCCATCATCGCCGCCGTGGTGATCTATCCGGTGTTTGGATTTTCTGACGAGGTCTTGATCGCTTTGGGGCAACAGCCCCATATCGCCGCCATGGCCAAACCCTATCTGGCGGTCGCAGGCTTTGAAATGATCCCGGCCTTGGTGGTTGCGGTGTTTCGGTCGTATTTCTCGGCGCTGGAGCGCACCCGAGTGGTGTTGATCGCGGTGATTTGCGCGGTCGGATTGAACGCTCTGCTCAATTATATGCTGATTTTTGGTGGATTTGGGATGCCGGAACTGGGTGTCTTGGGCTCGGCCATCGCGTCACTCATCGTCTCGACGTTGATGATGGTGGCGCTGGCGGTTTATGCCAAAATCGCAACGCCCGAAAATGACCTGTTCCGCAATCCGTTCAAACCCGATTGGCCGATGTTCGGCACGGTGTTTCGCATGGGGGTGCCCATCGGGGTGACCTCGTTGGCGGAGGTCGGGCTGTTCAATGCCGCCGCCTTGATGATGGGCTGGATTGGTACCGCGACTTTGGCGGCGCATGGGATTGTGCTGCAACTCACCGCCATCGCTTTTATGGCCCAAATCGGTCTGTCGCAGGCGGGCACCATCCGCGCTGGCAATGCCATGGGGCGCGACGATGAGGCCGATCTGCGCAAAGGGGCGCGGGTGGTTGTGGTGATGTCGCTGATGATGGCCGCAGTGTCGTCATCTTTGTTTCTCCTGTTCCCGGATTTTCTCATCGGCTTGTTCATTGCTCCCGATGAGCCAGCGCGTGCCGAAGTCTTAGCCATTGGCGGCATTTTGATGATCTTCGCCGCGATGGTGCAATTCTCGGATGGGGGGCAGGTTGTGGCGCTCTCGCTCTTGCGCGGCTTGCACGACACCGCCGTGCCGATGTTGTTGGCAACGATCAGCTATTGGGTCATCGGATTGCCCGTGGCCTACCTGTTCGGCTTTGTCATTGGCTGGGGCGCAGAGGGCGTTTGGATGGGCTTTGTGTTTGGCCTGACCTCGGCCTGCCTGTTGATGAGCTACCGTTTCTGGGTGCAAAAATCGCGGATTTCGCACAGCGCCTAA
- a CDS encoding NAD-dependent epimerase/dehydratase family protein, whose product MRILFTGGSGKAGRHVVPYLVARGHRVLNADLVPLDAPGVDNLTVDVTDSGQVFNALTSYANFDELEPGTGVPSFDAVVHFAAVPRILLKPDNETYRVNVMSTYNVLEAAVKLGIKKVIFASSETTYGICFADGARMPEYLPVDEDHPVVPEDSYAMSKVANEVTARSFQRRSGIDIYGIRINNVIEPDEYERNFPTYFEHPAMRERNIFGYIDARDLGQMVDLMLAKDGLGFEIFNAANDDHSVTLGTREIAERFYPNVPFLREMGDDESFYSNEKAKRLLGFAPKHGWRQVLKP is encoded by the coding sequence ATGCGGATTTTGTTTACGGGCGGCTCAGGCAAGGCCGGGCGACATGTCGTGCCCTATCTGGTGGCGCGCGGGCATCGGGTGTTGAACGCCGATCTGGTGCCTCTGGATGCGCCGGGGGTGGACAATCTGACGGTCGATGTGACGGACAGTGGCCAAGTATTTAACGCCCTGACATCTTACGCAAATTTCGATGAATTGGAGCCGGGAACAGGCGTGCCAAGCTTTGATGCAGTGGTGCATTTTGCCGCCGTGCCGCGCATCCTTTTGAAACCTGACAATGAAACCTACCGGGTCAATGTGATGAGCACCTATAATGTGCTTGAGGCGGCGGTGAAGCTTGGCATCAAAAAGGTGATTTTTGCCTCCTCCGAGACCACATATGGCATCTGTTTTGCAGATGGGGCGCGGATGCCTGAGTATCTTCCGGTGGATGAGGATCACCCGGTTGTGCCCGAAGACAGCTACGCCATGTCCAAGGTCGCCAATGAGGTGACTGCGCGGTCGTTTCAGCGCCGTTCCGGTATCGACATCTACGGCATCCGCATCAACAATGTGATTGAACCGGATGAGTATGAGCGCAATTTTCCAACCTATTTTGAACACCCGGCCATGCGGGAGCGTAACATTTTTGGTTATATCGACGCGCGCGATTTGGGACAGATGGTCGATCTGATGTTGGCGAAAGACGGATTGGGATTTGAGATCTTCAACGCCGCCAATGACGATCATTCGGTGACACTGGGCACGCGTGAGATTGCCGAACGATTTTATCCGAATGTGCCGTTTCTGCGTGAGATGGGCGATGATGAGAGCTTTTATTCCAACGAGAAGGCCAAGCGGCTGTTGGGATTTGCGCCCAAACACGGCTGGCGACAAGTCTTGAAACCCTGA